In a single window of the Terriglobia bacterium genome:
- a CDS encoding prepilin-type N-terminal cleavage/methylation domain-containing protein yields the protein MKNEQGFSLVELLIVVAIIAIIAAIAVPSLLTSRMAANEASGIEGCRTAASAEVAFSSTNNQNYTTLADLVTNNFLDSRYVNAAGFNGYIYTEDTDPGLPSTIPYQIANGGFGIAATAQVGYARFNYGIGPDQVVRYTGHNTSATADPVGLVAGDPIGKK from the coding sequence ATGAAGAACGAACAGGGGTTTTCGCTCGTTGAATTATTGATCGTCGTGGCGATCATCGCCATCATAGCAGCCATCGCCGTTCCCAGTTTGCTGACCTCACGCATGGCCGCCAATGAAGCATCAGGAATTGAAGGCTGCCGCACCGCGGCCTCGGCCGAGGTGGCCTTTTCCTCAACCAACAACCAGAACTACACGACGCTAGCGGATCTGGTCACAAATAACTTCCTGGACAGCCGGTACGTCAATGCCGCTGGGTTCAATGGCTATATTTACACAGAGGACACGGATCCTGGCCTTCCGTCAACGATACCTTACCAGATCGCCAACGGAGGGTTTGGAATCGCCGCTACTGCACAGGTGGGGTACGCGCGCTTCAACTACGGCATCGGGCCGGACCAGGTAGTACGCTATACGGGTCACAACACCTCGGCTACGGCCGACCCGGTTGGACTCGTGGCAGGCGACCCGATTGGCAAAAAGTAA
- a CDS encoding sigma-54 dependent transcriptional regulator, producing MNSKAKVLLVDDEPNIIEVLEIVLRDEGMEVLKASSAKDALDLLRKTEVDIVISDIRMPGISGVELLKEAKQLAPEAVFILITAYASTETAIDALQHGAYDYLTKPFKMEELLNIVRHSLEKKTLKNEVASLKGEIEAQQGQKLFQALHRSHLVGKSQKMLEVYRTIGTVAMGESTVLIAGESGTGKELVARAIHEASQRKDRPFVSINCGAFPETLLESELFGYMKGAFTGANGNKKGLLETAGGGSVFLDEIGDMTPAMQVKLLRVLQERKLRPLGGTQEIAVDVRVIAATNRDLQAAIHQGHFREDLYYRIAVITISLPPLRERAEDIDLLAFHFLNQYAEKSGRGVFSISREALRCLENYHWPGNVRELENTIERAIALETTEAIQIERLPDAVRKLPPPSIRDSIPLPEESFNIEEFLHNLERDLISQVLKRTEGNQTLTAQYLKLTKPSLRHRIQTLGIDPAIFRRNGSNS from the coding sequence ATGAATTCTAAAGCAAAGGTCCTGCTCGTTGACGACGAGCCCAACATCATCGAGGTCCTCGAAATCGTGCTGCGCGATGAGGGTATGGAGGTCCTCAAGGCGTCCTCGGCGAAAGACGCCCTGGATCTCCTGCGCAAGACCGAGGTCGATATCGTGATCTCCGACATCCGCATGCCCGGGATCTCGGGAGTGGAATTACTCAAGGAGGCGAAGCAGCTCGCCCCCGAAGCCGTCTTCATTCTCATCACCGCGTACGCCAGCACCGAAACTGCCATCGATGCCCTTCAGCACGGCGCCTACGATTACCTCACCAAGCCGTTCAAGATGGAAGAGCTCCTGAACATCGTGCGCCACTCGCTCGAGAAAAAGACGTTGAAGAACGAAGTCGCATCCCTGAAGGGTGAAATCGAAGCCCAGCAGGGGCAGAAGCTGTTTCAGGCTCTGCACCGGAGCCACCTGGTCGGCAAGAGCCAGAAAATGCTCGAAGTCTATCGCACGATCGGCACGGTCGCGATGGGCGAAAGCACCGTGCTCATCGCGGGAGAGAGTGGAACCGGCAAGGAGCTGGTGGCGCGCGCCATCCACGAGGCGTCGCAGCGCAAGGATCGCCCTTTTGTTTCCATCAACTGCGGCGCGTTCCCGGAAACCCTTCTCGAGAGCGAGCTGTTCGGGTATATGAAAGGGGCATTCACCGGGGCCAACGGCAACAAGAAAGGCCTGCTCGAAACCGCCGGCGGCGGGTCGGTCTTCCTCGACGAGATCGGCGATATGACGCCCGCCATGCAGGTGAAGCTGCTGAGAGTGCTCCAGGAGAGGAAACTCAGGCCACTCGGCGGCACCCAGGAAATAGCCGTGGATGTGCGCGTGATTGCCGCCACCAATCGCGACCTGCAGGCAGCCATCCACCAGGGACATTTCCGGGAAGACCTCTATTACCGCATAGCCGTCATCACGATCAGCCTGCCGCCTCTGCGGGAACGGGCCGAAGATATCGATCTGCTCGCCTTCCACTTTCTGAACCAGTATGCCGAGAAAAGCGGCAGGGGGGTATTCAGCATTTCGCGTGAGGCCCTGCGCTGCCTCGAGAATTACCACTGGCCCGGCAACGTGCGTGAGCTCGAAAATACGATCGAGCGCGCAATTGCCCTCGAGACGACCGAAGCCATTCAGATCGAACGCCTTCCCGATGCCGTGCGCAAGTTGCCGCCCCCTTCGATACGCGATTCCATTCCTCTTCCCGAGGAATCGTTTAACATTGAGGAGTTTCTGCACAACCTGGAACGGGACCTTATCTCCCAGGTCCTGAAGCGCACGGAAGGAAATCAGACTCTGACCGCGCAATACCTCAAGCTGACCAAGCCTTCACTGCGTCACCGCATCCAGACGCTGGGGATCGATCCTGCCATTTTCCGCCGCAACGGCTCGAACTCGTAA